The sequence GGTGGACATCTCGGTGATCTCGTCCCGGGCGCGGCCCCGGCGGCCGATCCGGGCGTCGAGGTCGCCGTCCGCGATCCGGCGTGCGGTCCGGGACCCGTGGCGCAGGCGCCGGTTCATCCGCTCCGTCGCCAGCACGGTGACGGGGACGACCACGGCCAGGGCGGCGAGGGCGGCCTTGACGATGCTGCGGTCCAGCAGTTGGAGACTGCGCACGGTGGCGCTCATGTCGGTCCGGACGGTGAGCACCCGGCCGTCGTCGACCTGGACAGCCGCCCACATCCAGTACCAGTTCGGTGCTTTGACGTCGTACCAGAGGGCGTACTCGCCCGGAACCTTCGTGTCCTCGACGGCCCGGGCCAGTGGCTGGGGAAGACCGGCCGGGGACTCGAAGGAGGCGTAGTCGGGGCGGCGGCCGGTGCGAGAGAACTCCTGCTTGGCGGTGGTCAGCTGAAGGATCGCCTGATCGCGGCCGGTCCGCTCGCCGCGCTCCGCGGTCGCCCGGTGGACGAGCAGGCCGATCACCAGGGCGACCGCACCGCAGGCGACTGCGACCAGGGCGGTGATCTTCCAGCGCAGGGAGCGCGGGTCCAGGAGGCGGGGGCCGACGCGTCGTGCGGTCATCGCGTCAGCCCCGCAGGAGCTTGTAGCCGAAGCCGCGGACGGTCTCGATGCGGTCGGCGCCGATCTTCTTGCGCAGCCGGACCACGCACAGGTCGACCACCCGGGTGTCGCCCTCCCAGCCGTAGTCCCACACCTCGCGCAGCAGGTGGCGGCGGTCCAGGACCGTGCCGGGGTTCTCCGCGAAGACCAGCAGCAGGCGCAGTTCGGTGGGCGTGAGGGCGACGGCACGGCCGTCCAGACTGACGTCCAGGCCGCGCGGGTCGATGGTCAGGCCGCCGAAGGTGAGCAGGTCCGGCACGTTCCCGGTGGGGGAGGGCCGGTCGCGGCCGCCCGGCTCGCCCGCCGCGATCCGCTCGTCCCGCACCGGCTCGTCCCGCACCGGCTCCTCCCGTACGGGCGCCTCCTGCGCGGGAGCGGCTCGCCCGGCCTCCGCCCGTCCGGCGTCCGCCCGCCCGGGGCCCGCGGCCGGGTGGTCGCGGAAGGTGGCGCGGCGCAGCAGGGAGCGGATGCGGGCGACGAGGACGGGGATGTCGACGGGCTTGACCACGTAGTCGTCGGCACCCGCCTCCAGGCCGGACACGACGTCGAGGGCGTCGCCGCGGGCGGACATCATCAGGATGGGGGTGAGGGTCTCGTCGCGGACCCGCCGGCACAGGCTGATGCCGTCGAGGCCGGGCAGCATCACGTCGAGGATCAGGACGTCGTGGGAGCCGGCCCGGACGGCGTCCAGGCCGTCGAGCCCGTCGCCGGTGACGTCGACCCGGTAGCCGTAGCGCTCCAGGGCGAGCTGGACCGAGCGGCGGATGACCGCGTCGTCCTCGACGAGGAGCACGCTGACCGCGTCGGGTACTCGGGTGGCGGACAAGAGCTCTCCGATGTCATGGCCTGGGGGTCGGGTCATCATTTGAGCACGTCCGGGGCCGGTCCTCGGTGTCGGGGGGCTGCTGCGGGGCGCCGGCCACCGGGGCGGGGCGGGCGGGCAAGCCGGTCACAGCCGCAGGGACGCCGCGACCGGGAGGTGGTCGCTGCCGGTGTCCGGCAGGGTCCACGCGGAGCGCGGGGTGACGCCCTTGACCAGGATCTGGTCGATGCGCACCACCGGGAACGGAGCGGGCCAGGTGAAGCCGAAGCCGTCACCGGCCTCCTGCTGGGCCGAGCGCAGCGGCCCGGTGAGCGTGCGCAGCGCGGAGTCGTCGAAGGAGCCGTTGAGGTCGCCCAGGACGACGACCCTCGGCAGCGGTTCGCTCCGCACGGCCGCGGCGAGCTTGGCCGCCGCTTCGTTGCGGGCGAAGGTGGTGAACCCCACGTCCAGGCGCACCCGGACCGAGGCGAGGTGCGCCGTGTAGAGGGCGACGGGGCCCTTGGGCGTGAGCACGGTGGCGCGCAGGGCCCGGGTCCACGGCATGATCTCCACCGTCTCCACCCCCTGGAGCGGGTACTTGCTCCAGAGTCCGATGCCGCCGTGCACCTCGGAGTAGGGGTAGGTGGCGGCCAGCTCGCGCCGGTAGGTCTCCTGCGCCCGGCTCGCCAGTTCCTCCACCGCCACGACGTCGGCTCCCGAGGCGGCCAGGGCGAGTGCCGTCCGGCGCGGGTCGGGGTTGTCCTCGTTCACGTTGTGGCTGACGACGACGAGGTCCCCGCCGCCCGCGCGCTTGTCGACCAGGGAGGGTGCGAACAGCACGCTCCAGACCAGGGCGGGCAGCAGGACGGCCACGGCTGCCAGGGCGGAGCGCCGCAGTGCCGCGAGGAGCAGCAGCAGCGCGATGCCCAGGCCCGACCAGGGCAGCACGGTCTGCCAGAGGCTGCCGAGGTTGAACGGGTCGTTCGGCAGCCAGGGGCTCACGACCAGCAGGGCGGCGAGGGCGACGGCGGCGCCCGCGATCAGCCGCCCGCGCTGCCCTGCGGCACGGCGGGTCGGACGGCTGACGACGCGGTGGAGGCAACGGTGGAGGTAGCTGTGGAGACGGCGGTGGAGACGGCGGTGGACGACCGTCCGGTGGCGGGGCCGGTGCCGGCCGTCCTCGCCGGGTCCGGGGATCGGCGCGGCGGTGTCCGCAGCCGGGGGCGTCGTGGGCGCGGCGCCGGTGTGCGTGCTCGTGCTCATGACCACTCCTGCTGACCGCCGTCGAGCGCCGGCAGGACGGCGGGCAGCTTCTGCCGCAGGGCGTCGACGAGTCGACCGCTGCGCTCCAGGGCGGCCCGCAGGCCGTCGGAGGGGGTGGTGCCGGCGCGCTGGCCGAGCACCACGCCGTAGACGAGCCGGCGCCCCGAGCCGCTCCTGCCGTCGGCGACCTCCAGCGCCCACATCAGGTTCCCGCCGGCCGAGGTGGTCGAACCGGTCTTCAGGCCCACCACCCCGGGCAGGTCGAGCAGTTTGTTGGTGTTGCGCAGCGGTGCGGCGCGGCCCGGGAGCTCGGTGTCGCGCAGGGCCACGGTGGCCCGCAGCGCGGGCTCCTTCATCGCCTCGCGGGCCAGTTTGAGCTGGTCGGCGGCGGTGGACACGGTGCTGGCCTCGAGGCCGCTGGCCCCGGTGTAGGTGGTGCCGCTCATCCCCAGCCGGGCGGCCTCCGCGTTCATCCGGGACACGAACGCCTCCTCGCTGCCCGCGTCCCACCGGGCCAGCAGCCGGGCCACGTTGTTGGCGGAGGGCAGCAGCATCACCTCCAGCAGCTTGCGCTGGCTCAGGCGCTGCCCGGCGGTGACGGGGGCGGTGGACTCGTCCACCGAACCCGCCTCCGCGGCGGCCTGCGCGTCGACCGTGATCGTCGGTCCGTCCTCGCCGTCCTTGAGCGGGTGGTCCCTGAGCACGACGTACGCCGTCATCACCTTGGTGACGCTCGCGATCGGCACCGGCTGCTGCGGTCCCTGGACGCCGAGCACGCCGACCTTGGCCGCCGCGACCGCCGACTGTCCTTCCTCCGGCCACGGGAGACCGAGGGCGGCGATCGCCTCGGGCGCCGGCAGCACCGGCGCCGCGTTGACGCGAGTGGCGGCGGCGGCGACCGTGTCCCCGTCGTGCCGGGTGGCCAGGGTGGCACCGCCGGCTCCGGCGAGCACGACGAGGGCCAGGATCCCCAGCGTCCTGCGGCGGAGCGGGGGGAGCCGACCGGGCCCGGTACGCCGGTCCCGGTCCTGCTCGCGGTCGTGGTCCTGCTCGCGGTAAAGGCCTCCGTCGCCGTCCCGGCCCGGGTTTCGGTCCTGGTCTCGGTCTTCGGACTGGATGGTGACTGACACGGTGGCGGCCTCCCGGACTCCGAGGGACAAGGTCCCGGGGCGGTCGCCTCCGGGTGTGCCTACAGGCTCCGCGACCGGCACTTCGGCCCGGTCGTGGCGCGGCTTCCGCTGTCGCGCAGTCGTGTATCAGCTGTGTACCGGCCGGCCGGCCCCGGTCGTGGCCGATCGTCCGGCGCCGGTCGTCGACGGTCGTCGCCCGTCGCCGGTCGCCGGTCGCCGGTCGCCCGTCGCCCGGCCCCGGTCGCCGCCGCCGGGGAAGCCGTCGACCGTCGACCCCCGACCGCCGACCGTCCTTGACCGGACGCTGACCGAACGATCACGCCGGACGCGGACCGACGGTCGAGCACGCGTGTTCTTCGGACAACTCCGTTCAACCCCGGCCCGGTCCGCAGATGCGAGGCGCCGGGTCGATTGTCTGGTCCCGAGCAGGCCCCGAGGTCCGGACCGACGGTCGGTCCGGCCCCGGAGGCGGGAGGACGGAAGCCCCATGGTCGGCATCGACGGCAGTGGCCGCGCGGATGCGCACGACGACGCCCCGGTCCCCGAGGCCCGCCAGGGACCTCCCGAGCCGACCGCCGGGGCCGAGGTCGGCGGCCTCGCGGCGGACACCTCCCTCCCCGACGACCTGGTGGCCCTGCTGGTGATGTACGGCGAGGCGTACTGGGAGTACGCGCGCCTGCACCTCGGTGACGCCGACGCCGCCGACGCCCTGGTCGACGACGTCTTCGCGGACCTCGCGGCCCACTGGGACGTCGTCCTGCGGCAGGAGAACGTGGAGGAGTTCTGCTGGGGTGTGCTGCGGGCGACGATCGACGACACGCTGGTGCTGCGTGCCCGGCCGTCGGCCTTCACCTCCGCCGCGTTCGCCTTCGCGATGGCCGACGCCAGGGAGGCGTTCCAGGCACTGGAGAGCGGGATCGGCCTGTTCGCGGCGATCGGCGGACTGCCGGAGCGGCAGCACGACGTGGTCGTGCTGACCTATGTGCTCGGCCACCCGGTCGTGACCGCCGCACGGGTCATGGGGATCACCAGGAGCGGGGTGTACAGCCTGCGCCGCGACGCCCGCCGCCGGCTCGCCTCGGCGCTGGGCCTGGACGAACAGGGCGCCGAGAACGCGGAAGAGCAGTGATCGACATCCACCGTGCCGTCGTGGCGCGGTCCGAGGCCGCCCCCGGGGCCACGGAGCCGGGCGCTCCGGCCTGGTCGCCGCTGGCGGAGGTGCGGCTGCCGGAGCCCGTGACCAGGAGCCGGGCCTCCGTCTGGCTCGACGGGGCGCCGGCCAGGATCGCCGCCCGCCTGGCGGGCCGTACGGCGGAGCGCCCCTCACCGTCGGCGGCGGTCCGTCTGGACTGCGGCCGGTTCGAGCTGCTGGCCCTGTGCCACCTCGTGGTCGAGGACGCCCGGGCGGCGGAGTGGATCGCGGCACTGGCGGACACACCGGCGATCGACCCGCGCGGGGCGCTCGTCCTCGGCGCCCTGTGCCACCTGGCGGTCCACGAAGGCGACGGCGAGGACGGCGCGACCACGCGCCGGGCACTGGCGGACGGGCCGCGCACCTGGTGGCAGCTCGCCGCCGGAGCGGGCTGCTTCCAGGCCGCCCACGCCCTCGCCTGCCTCGCCGCCGGCCGGGGCGACCGGCGGGAGGCCGGGCACTGGCAGGACCAGGCCCGCCGACTGGCCGGGCGGCAGGACGTCCGCTCGGCGGCCCTGGCCGCCTTCGAGGGGGTCCGGCCCAGCCACGGACTGTGCGCCGGTGTCCGGGACGCCCTGGCGGCGCTTCCCACCAGCCGAGACCCGGACTTCGGACGCACCCCCGCGATCGCCCCCGGCCCGCTCGCCGCGGCGCTCCGTCGGCACCGGACCGCCGACTGCTGCCGGCCCACGCCGCCGCCGTGACCCGGACCGCGGACGGACACGCGCCGGACCGGGGCGACGCCGGTGACCTGAACGGCCCGGGCCGCCCCCTCCCGAACGACCACGGGCCCGGCCCGCAGGAGTGCGGACCGGGCCCGGGCGGTGGTGCGCCCCACGCCCCGCGCCCCGGAGCGTCCGGAGCGTCGAGCGTCGCGGTACGGGTCTAGGAAGCGCTCTCCCCGGGGCGGGCCCTGCTCATCTTCGCCGCCCTGGCCTGCGCCCAGCGCAGCAGCAGCACCGCGACCACCACCGCCATCAGGGCGGCCTTGCCGACCTGCACGACCGCCCCGCCGCGCAGCGCCGAGGAGAACATCGGCGTCAGCGCCGCCACGCCCACGGCGGGCCCGGCCGCGTACCAGGCGGCGAACAGCGCCGGGCCGGGACCGCCGCCGGTGCCCTGGGTCGGGGAGAACAGCAGGTCCTTGCGCAGCACCCCGCGGCAGGCGTTCACCAGTCCCGCCGCGACCAGGGCCGGGGCTGCGGCCGGTGCGAGCCAGGCCGCCGGGCCCGTGCCCGCCGCCAGCAGCGCCCCCGTGCAGGCCAGCCCCAGCAGGACCCCGGCCAGCGTCGGAACGACGGCATGGCGCAGCATCAGGGAGGCGAACGGATACGGCGACCAGGAGGCCCGCCGGACGTCGTCCGTCTCGATCCGGGCCGGCTCCAGCAGCTGCGCGACGGCCAGGTAGCCGAAGATCAGCGCGACGGCGGTGGCCAGCCAGGACAGACCGCCCGTCGCGCCGTGCGCGAGGACGGCGCAGAGCAGCGCGGGCACGGTCAGCACCGCCGCGCGGCCCAGCCGGGCGGGGGAGCGGAGCAGGGCGAGGGTGTCCCGCCACGGCACCACCAGCCAGGCCCGCCGGGGCGCGGGCAGCCGGAGCCGGCGTTGCCGGGCGCTGCCGTTGGCGCTGTTCACCGCCAGCCGCGCGCTGCGCAGCTCGACCGTCCGGAGCGCGGCCAGCACCCCGGCGGCGGTCCTGGCCCGCTCCCGCAGCCGGGCCAGCGGCACCGTCGCGGCGGCCCGGTCGGCGAGCACCAGGGCGGCACCGGTCGACACCAGCAGCAGTGCGGCGGCCACCCAGCCGCCCGCCACGGCGGCCGGGGTCGGCGCCAGCGCGGCGATCGCGGCCCAGCCCCAGGGCCCCGACCACAGTTCGACCAGTTCCAGCCAGCGCACCGGGTGACCGGCGACGGCCAGCGCGCTCTGCCCCGCCAGCGCCATGATCAGCAGCGTCAGACCCGGAGTGAGCCGGCGCACCCAGCGGGCGGCGCGGTCGCTGCGCTCCACCACCAGCGCTGCGCAGGTGGCCAGGAGCGGCACGCAGAGGCCCCCGAGCAGGCACCAGCCGAGCGCGGCCGGCAGTCCGGTCCGGACCGTGAGCCCGAGCGCGACCATGCCGCCGACCGCCGCCACCAGACCGGGGAACGCGGCCACGGCGCAGGACAGCCAGAACCACGGCCGGAGCACCGGGCGGGGCCGGACGGGGTGGATCAGCAGCCAGTCGGCCGCCGCCCGGGGTGGCACCACCGGGCCGCGCCACAGGCCGTCCCGGACCAGCAGCAGGAAGGTGACCAGTCCGATCGCGGTGATACCGGAGGGCATCGCGGCGAGCAGATCGGCGCCGTGGCCGGTGTAGTCGGCGCCCATGGACGCCTGCAGGAACAGGCCGAGGCTGGGCACGCCGCCCCAGATGATCAGGACGAGGATCACGCAGTAGACGGCGAAGCCGACCGACTTGGCGCGGTTGCGCCGGTGGGGGGCGCGCAGGGCGCGGAGCAGGGCGAGAGTTTCGTCGGTCCAGTCGTCGATCGAGTCGTCGTCGATCGGGTCGTCGTCGGAATCGGTGTCGGTCTCGTCACCGACCGTCGAGCCGCTGTCCGTCCCGTCCTCCTCCGTCCGGTCCTCTCCGGTCCGCTCGTCGTCGGTCCCGGCTGCTGCTTCCGGGGCAGGAACGGCGGTCACCGGGTACCCGCCGATCCGGCGGCGGTGCGGGCCGCGAGATCCGCCGCCAGCACCTTGCGGGTGGCGCCCTGCCTGAGGATCCTGCCGTCCTCCAGCACCACCACCCGGTCGGCCACGTCCAGGGCCAGGTCGGTGTGGTGGGTGACCAGCAGCACCGCGACGCCGTCGGCCAGCTCGGCCTTCAGCAGGTCGGCGAGGGCGCGGCGGGCGTCCGGGTCGAGCCGCTGCTCGGGCTCGTCCAGCAGCAGCAGATCGCGCGGGCGCACCAGCGCGCAGGCCAGCAGCAGCGCCTGCATCTGCCCGGAGGAGAGCGCGGAGGGCAGCGCGTCGGCCCGCTCCGTGAGCATCCGGTCCTCCAGCACGTGGGCGACCCAGTCGGGCGCGTCCGCGACCCCGTGCGCGACCGCGACCAGCAGCAGGTGCTCGCGGACGGTCAGGTCGGGGTAGCAGGCGACGGTGTCGCCGACCACCGCGACCCTGGCCCGGACCCGGGGGTCGTTCTCGTCCATCGGGATGCCGTCGAAGACCACGGTGCCCTTGCTGGGAGCGTCCCGTCCGGCCGCGACCCTGAGCAGGGTCGACTTGCCCGATCCGTTGTGTCCGAGCAGCGCCACGCACTCTCCGGCGGCCAGCGACAGGCTCACGGGGTGCAGCACCTCCCGCTCGCCGTAGGAGCGGCTGACGCCGGTGAGCTGCAGCAGGGGCCTGCGGGCTGCGGGGCGTGGTTCGGCGGCGTTCTTGGCCATGGGGGAGGGAACCTCTCAACGCGGTGTCCGGCCACAGTACCGATCCGCCGTCGGCCACCCGGGCGAGGGTGACGGCCGCCGACCCGCGACCGCGTCCCACCGGCCCGTGCGCCACCGGGTCCACCCCGGGAGGACGGGCCCTGCCTGCGGCGTAGGATCGAGCCCATGTGTGCAGCAGTTCTCGCGCCTCCCGTCCGCTGAGGCGGGTCGCGATCGACACCAGCGCGTAGCCGGGCGGCAGGCCACAGTCCACAGGCCGCCGTGACGCGCCGACCGGTTGTGCCCGCGGACGCGACCACGACCACCTGCTCCGTCTGGAGATTCCTTCCGTGTCGAGAACTGCTGTCTCAACAACCCCTGCCCCCGTGACGGCGCCGAGCTCCGTGCGCCGCGGTCTGGCCTGCCTCGCGTTCGCGGGCGTGACCTGGGGCACCACCGGGGCCGCCGTGGACATCGTCTACCGGTCCAGCGACTTCGGGCCCATGGCCGTCTCGTTCTGGCGCTTCCTGACCGGCGTCGCACTGCTGCTCGCGGCGCGCGCCCTTCGCCGGCCCCGCAGGGCGCCGCGGGCACCGCGGGCACCGAGGCCGATGGGCCGGCGCATGCTGCTGTTCACGGGCACCGGCATCGGTCTGGCGGTCTTCCAGACCGCCTACTTCGCCGCGGTGCGGGACACCGGGCTGGCCGTGGGCACCATCGTCGCCCTGGGGGCGGCCCCCCTGTTCACCGCCGGCGGCGGTCGCCTGTTCCTGGGCGAGCGGGTGGGACGCGGCGGCCTGCTGGCCGTCGGTGGAGCCCTGGCCGGTCTGGCGATCCTGGTCCTGGGCAACCGGGCGGGTGTCGTCCACCCCGTCGGGGTGGGGGCGGCGCTGCTGTCCGCCGCCGGATACGCCGTCTCCACCGTCCTGGGACGCTGGACCGGACGGCACGGCGGGGGAGAGGACCCGTACGCCCTCACGGTGGGGGCGTTCGCCGTCGGCACCGCCGTGATGCTGCCGTTCGCCCGGGGCGAGGGCCTCCTGCCGCACGCCGCCCGCCCCGGCCAGGTCGTCCTGCTGATGCTCTACGTCGCCGTCGTCACGACGGCTCTCGCCTACCCGCTGTACTTCGCCGGAGCGGGCGCCGTCCGGGCGGCCACGGCATCGGTGGTGATGCTGATCGAGCCGGTCAGCGCGGCGGCACTCGCCGTCCTGCTCCTCGGCGAGCGGCTCACCGCAGCGACGGTCGTCGGCACACTGCTGATGCTCGCGGCCATCGCGGGCCTCGCCCTCGCCGAGTCCCGACTCCACGCGACGGACTGACGGAGCAACGAGGCCGGCCGGGTTGTCCGCCAGCCCGGCCGGCCTCCTTCGGACGGATGGCCGAACGGGCTTCACCCCGACGCAGAAGTCCCGTTCAGACACCCCAGGGGAGGCCTGTGGAGGGGTTGAGGCCCTGTTCGACGAGGTGGTCGTGTTCGCGCCAGTGCATGAAGTCCAACGTTTCCGCGGCAGTGGTGCACCAAGCTCGCAGGTAGTCGGCGAACCCGCCTCCGTGGACGGTGAACGGGCCGCCGTCCTCCTGGAGTTCGGCGATGGGCCAGGCGTCACTGTCCTCGCCTGTCATCAGCCAGAACAAGTGGGCACAGTCCTCGGTGAAACCCCACCGGATCAGCATGTCGGCACTTACGCCGGCGGGCAGCAAGTGGGAGAAGTGCTCGGGGGCCTGTTCCCAGAAGAGTTCGGTCATGCCGACCACATTGTTGCCTCCTGATGCGCTGTACGGTGCGGCAA comes from Streptomyces sp. TLI_053 and encodes:
- a CDS encoding DUF6297 family protein, with amino-acid sequence MTAVPAPEAAAGTDDERTGEDRTEEDGTDSGSTVGDETDTDSDDDPIDDDSIDDWTDETLALLRALRAPHRRNRAKSVGFAVYCVILVLIIWGGVPSLGLFLQASMGADYTGHGADLLAAMPSGITAIGLVTFLLLVRDGLWRGPVVPPRAAADWLLIHPVRPRPVLRPWFWLSCAVAAFPGLVAAVGGMVALGLTVRTGLPAALGWCLLGGLCVPLLATCAALVVERSDRAARWVRRLTPGLTLLIMALAGQSALAVAGHPVRWLELVELWSGPWGWAAIAALAPTPAAVAGGWVAAALLLVSTGAALVLADRAAATVPLARLRERARTAAGVLAALRTVELRSARLAVNSANGSARQRRLRLPAPRRAWLVVPWRDTLALLRSPARLGRAAVLTVPALLCAVLAHGATGGLSWLATAVALIFGYLAVAQLLEPARIETDDVRRASWSPYPFASLMLRHAVVPTLAGVLLGLACTGALLAAGTGPAAWLAPAAAPALVAAGLVNACRGVLRKDLLFSPTQGTGGGPGPALFAAWYAAGPAVGVAALTPMFSSALRGGAVVQVGKAALMAVVVAVLLLRWAQARAAKMSRARPGESAS
- a CDS encoding ABC transporter ATP-binding protein; this translates as MAKNAAEPRPAARRPLLQLTGVSRSYGEREVLHPVSLSLAAGECVALLGHNGSGKSTLLRVAAGRDAPSKGTVVFDGIPMDENDPRVRARVAVVGDTVACYPDLTVREHLLLVAVAHGVADAPDWVAHVLEDRMLTERADALPSALSSGQMQALLLACALVRPRDLLLLDEPEQRLDPDARRALADLLKAELADGVAVLLVTHHTDLALDVADRVVVLEDGRILRQGATRKVLAADLAARTAAGSAGTR
- a CDS encoding SMI1/KNR4 family protein; its protein translation is MSSHPGVRALLGVLAPCRRSSEGAPLDVAGAAEAERRLGIRLPSDYIAFMETYGAGSIGGDSLLIAAPYSASGGNNVVGMTELFWEQAPEHFSHLLPAGVSADMLIRWGFTEDCAHLFWLMTGEDSDAWPIAELQEDGGPFTVHGGGFADYLRAWCTTAAETLDFMHWREHDHLVEQGLNPSTGLPWGV
- a CDS encoding response regulator transcription factor, encoding MSATRVPDAVSVLLVEDDAVIRRSVQLALERYGYRVDVTGDGLDGLDAVRAGSHDVLILDVMLPGLDGISLCRRVRDETLTPILMMSARGDALDVVSGLEAGADDYVVKPVDIPVLVARIRSLLRRATFRDHPAAGPGRADAGRAEAGRAAPAQEAPVREEPVRDEPVRDERIAAGEPGGRDRPSPTGNVPDLLTFGGLTIDPRGLDVSLDGRAVALTPTELRLLLVFAENPGTVLDRRHLLREVWDYGWEGDTRVVDLCVVRLRKKIGADRIETVRGFGYKLLRG
- a CDS encoding EamA family transporter, translating into MTAPSSVRRGLACLAFAGVTWGTTGAAVDIVYRSSDFGPMAVSFWRFLTGVALLLAARALRRPRRAPRAPRAPRPMGRRMLLFTGTGIGLAVFQTAYFAAVRDTGLAVGTIVALGAAPLFTAGGGRLFLGERVGRGGLLAVGGALAGLAILVLGNRAGVVHPVGVGAALLSAAGYAVSTVLGRWTGRHGGGEDPYALTVGAFAVGTAVMLPFARGEGLLPHAARPGQVVLLMLYVAVVTTALAYPLYFAGAGAVRAATASVVMLIEPVSAAALAVLLLGERLTAATVVGTLLMLAAIAGLALAESRLHATD
- a CDS encoding endonuclease/exonuclease/phosphatase family protein codes for the protein MSTSTHTGAAPTTPPAADTAAPIPGPGEDGRHRPRHRTVVHRRLHRRLHSYLHRCLHRVVSRPTRRAAGQRGRLIAGAAVALAALLVVSPWLPNDPFNLGSLWQTVLPWSGLGIALLLLLAALRRSALAAVAVLLPALVWSVLFAPSLVDKRAGGGDLVVVSHNVNEDNPDPRRTALALAASGADVVAVEELASRAQETYRRELAATYPYSEVHGGIGLWSKYPLQGVETVEIMPWTRALRATVLTPKGPVALYTAHLASVRVRLDVGFTTFARNEAAAKLAAAVRSEPLPRVVVLGDLNGSFDDSALRTLTGPLRSAQQEAGDGFGFTWPAPFPVVRIDQILVKGVTPRSAWTLPDTGSDHLPVAASLRL
- a CDS encoding serine hydrolase, with the protein product MSVTIQSEDRDQDRNPGRDGDGGLYREQDHDREQDRDRRTGPGRLPPLRRRTLGILALVVLAGAGGATLATRHDGDTVAAAATRVNAAPVLPAPEAIAALGLPWPEEGQSAVAAAKVGVLGVQGPQQPVPIASVTKVMTAYVVLRDHPLKDGEDGPTITVDAQAAAEAGSVDESTAPVTAGQRLSQRKLLEVMLLPSANNVARLLARWDAGSEEAFVSRMNAEAARLGMSGTTYTGASGLEASTVSTAADQLKLAREAMKEPALRATVALRDTELPGRAAPLRNTNKLLDLPGVVGLKTGSTTSAGGNLMWALEVADGRSGSGRRLVYGVVLGQRAGTTPSDGLRAALERSGRLVDALRQKLPAVLPALDGGQQEWS
- a CDS encoding sigma factor-like helix-turn-helix DNA-binding protein → MVGIDGSGRADAHDDAPVPEARQGPPEPTAGAEVGGLAADTSLPDDLVALLVMYGEAYWEYARLHLGDADAADALVDDVFADLAAHWDVVLRQENVEEFCWGVLRATIDDTLVLRARPSAFTSAAFAFAMADAREAFQALESGIGLFAAIGGLPERQHDVVVLTYVLGHPVVTAARVMGITRSGVYSLRRDARRRLASALGLDEQGAENAEEQ